The sequence AGTATCGGGAGACGTGACACGGGTCGTACTCATCACCGGTTGCGACGAGGGTATCGGACGACGGGCGGCGCGGACGTTCGCCGCCGCCGACTGGACCGTCTACGCGACGGGCCTCGACGAGGAGGCGCTCGAACCGCTCGAAGACAACGGCTGCGAGACGGCAGTGCTCGACGTGACCGACGAGGGTGCGGAGTCGGTCGTCGACGACGTCGTCGAGGAGGCGGGCCGACTCGACTGCCTCGTCAACAACGCCGGCGTCGGCCACGTCGGAGCCGTCGAGGAGACCGAGGCCGAGGACGTGGCCGCTCTCCTGGAGGTGAACGTCGTCGGGATGCACCGCGTCACGAGGGCAGCGCTCCCGCACCTCCGCGACTCCGAAATCGGCCGCGTCGTGAACCTCTCGAGCGTCGTCGGCCGCTACCCGCTGCCGGGGATGGCCGCCTACACCGCCTCGAAGTTCGCCGTCGAAGGGTGGACGGAGGCGCTCCGCGCCGAGCTCGAACCGTTCGGCGTCGACGCGATACTCGTCGAACCCGGCGTCGTCGGCACCGGATTCGTCGACGACCTCTTCTCGGACGTGGAGAACCGAGCCGCCGAGGGCGGCCGCTACGCCGACCTCTACCGGATGCTCGACTACTGGCTACCGGACCTCGAAGACCTCGGCGGCGACGCCGACGAGACGGCGAACACCATCGTCCGCGCGGCGAGTGCGCCGAAACCGCGCGAGCGGTACCCCGTGGGGACGCAGGGCCGCGCGCTCGTCCTCGGCGGACACCTCCCGGCGTGGGTGCGCGACGCCGGGTGGCGCGTCGCTCGCAACGTATCGCGCGTGTTCGGGAGGTGAGTTCGCGACTCCCGGAGAGTCTTCCACCGTCGAACTATCGTTCGGGGATTTATCTCTTCGTCCGACGAAGCGCGGGTATGCAGTTCGACCACGC is a genomic window of Haloprofundus halophilus containing:
- a CDS encoding SDR family oxidoreductase; translation: MTRVVLITGCDEGIGRRAARTFAAADWTVYATGLDEEALEPLEDNGCETAVLDVTDEGAESVVDDVVEEAGRLDCLVNNAGVGHVGAVEETEAEDVAALLEVNVVGMHRVTRAALPHLRDSEIGRVVNLSSVVGRYPLPGMAAYTASKFAVEGWTEALRAELEPFGVDAILVEPGVVGTGFVDDLFSDVENRAAEGGRYADLYRMLDYWLPDLEDLGGDADETANTIVRAASAPKPRERYPVGTQGRALVLGGHLPAWVRDAGWRVARNVSRVFGR